The proteins below are encoded in one region of Halorhodospira halochloris:
- the pufC gene encoding photosynthetic reaction center cytochrome PufC, protein MDGRYLTRSLAVGALAAGFLVVAGCERPPFEQEQTGPRGTGMYVLDNPRILESRLDLHTAPEARPMASEDGERAGDVHENVQVLADLSDEQFWRIKEEMTDWVAGDEGCTYCHTDDLASDEKYQYRVSRDMIEMTRYLNANWADTHLTHSNEAGVTCYTCHRGEPIPPASWHSEEESGETRFMTGMGDLQLQNKISSKTAYTAFPRDALDTFLVGHEGELSIVGEGEGGLRTATTEGVSLREAYEAVGLMMHLSYSLDAGCTLCHNVSRWASWEDSPKERETAWHGIRMARDINVNWINPLIDEYPEDADVLGPTGDVGKVSCQTCHNKERRPLYGEEFLELYPELVGEPDPDFDYLQFGDLGTDLLKGVND, encoded by the coding sequence ATGGATGGACGTTACCTGACGCGATCGCTAGCGGTAGGGGCGTTGGCAGCCGGCTTCCTGGTAGTTGCTGGTTGTGAGCGTCCGCCGTTTGAGCAAGAGCAGACGGGACCGCGTGGTACAGGCATGTACGTGCTTGATAACCCGCGGATTCTGGAGTCACGGTTGGATCTGCACACGGCGCCGGAGGCGCGGCCGATGGCATCAGAGGACGGTGAGCGAGCTGGGGATGTTCATGAGAACGTCCAGGTGCTTGCCGATCTGAGTGATGAGCAATTCTGGCGCATCAAGGAAGAGATGACGGACTGGGTAGCCGGTGATGAGGGCTGCACCTATTGTCATACGGATGATCTGGCCAGTGATGAGAAGTACCAGTACCGTGTCTCACGCGACATGATCGAGATGACGCGGTACTTGAACGCCAACTGGGCGGATACTCACCTGACTCACTCGAATGAAGCCGGTGTAACTTGTTACACCTGCCACCGTGGTGAGCCGATTCCGCCGGCCTCGTGGCACTCCGAGGAGGAGTCTGGTGAGACGCGGTTCATGACCGGTATGGGTGATCTGCAGCTGCAGAACAAGATCAGCTCCAAGACCGCCTATACGGCATTCCCGCGTGATGCCCTGGACACCTTCTTGGTTGGCCATGAGGGTGAGCTGTCGATCGTCGGTGAGGGTGAAGGTGGCTTGCGCACTGCGACTACGGAGGGTGTAAGCCTGCGTGAGGCCTACGAGGCGGTAGGTCTGATGATGCACCTGAGCTACTCACTCGACGCTGGCTGTACGCTTTGCCACAACGTCAGCCGCTGGGCGAGCTGGGAGGATAGTCCGAAGGAGCGGGAGACCGCTTGGCACGGTATCCGCATGGCTCGTGATATCAACGTCAACTGGATCAACCCGTTGATTGACGAGTATCCTGAGGACGCGGATGTTCTCGGCCCGACCGGTGACGTAGGCAAGGTCAGCTGCCAGACTTGCCACAATAAGGAGCGTCGTCCGCTCTACGGCGAGGAGTTCCTGGAGCTCTATCCGGAGCTCGTCGGCGAGCCGGACCCTGACTTCGACTACCTGCAGTTTGGTGACCTTGGCACCGATCTGCTCAAGGGTGTGAATGACTAA
- a CDS encoding DUF4870 domain-containing protein, translating into MSDNVNDKGGTRSTAGAGQEDKTTGGPATETGSKEQGSPAGSSKASQAKPAGGATKGSSASSAASKADSNATAGGSAAQEENKATTGQTADTSSGGSTTASSQGQGQSSAASSSTSGAKASPSAGPSTNPEQVENTATVASYIVGAVTGLMYLLAHRDKPRVRFHASRSILITVVIVAAWLVVSLLKTTVAGIPLVLWAGFAFLIYMAVLAFKGTTLEIPFLDDYVKKFSEKMSPK; encoded by the coding sequence ATGAGTGATAATGTGAACGATAAAGGTGGAACAAGATCAACTGCGGGTGCTGGGCAAGAAGACAAGACTACTGGCGGGCCAGCAACCGAAACGGGTAGCAAGGAGCAAGGCAGCCCAGCAGGGTCAAGTAAGGCTAGCCAGGCTAAACCTGCGGGTGGGGCAACAAAAGGATCGAGCGCTTCTTCTGCGGCTAGCAAAGCAGACTCTAATGCTACCGCCGGAGGGTCAGCTGCTCAGGAGGAAAATAAGGCAACTACCGGACAAACAGCGGACACGAGCTCAGGGGGTTCTACAACAGCTTCATCGCAGGGGCAGGGTCAGTCCTCCGCGGCAAGTAGCTCGACCAGTGGCGCAAAGGCTAGCCCCTCTGCAGGCCCGAGCACTAACCCAGAGCAAGTCGAGAATACCGCCACTGTGGCTTCGTATATCGTTGGTGCTGTGACAGGTCTGATGTACCTCCTGGCGCACCGCGATAAGCCAAGGGTTAGATTTCATGCTAGTAGATCGATCCTGATCACTGTGGTTATCGTTGCGGCATGGCTAGTTGTCTCGTTGCTAAAAACTACAGTTGCAGGCATCCCTCTTGTGCTTTGGGCAGGTTTTGCATTCCTGATTTATATGGCCGTTTTGGCATTCAAGGGCACTACTTTGGAGATTCCTTTCCTAGACGACTATGTCAAGAAGTTCTCTGAAAAGATGTCTCCGAAGTGA
- a CDS encoding geranylgeranyl diphosphate reductase, with the protein MPVANNSADQFDVAVVGGGPAGATAAHYLARQGWSVAMIDRPGRIKPCGGLIPPQLIREFDIPFDLIAANVRGARIISPTHRHADMDIPAPGVALPPDAKDGPLSMLSMVDREVFDEWLRKRATQAGADRRDGKFTSLTQDGEGVLIEYQEGRGRDGSAKKQVWARTVIGADGARSAVGKQAVPGAQDIPCVGAYHEIVESPTPTDDRFDPNRADLHYRGELSPDFYAWVFPHGGTTSVGVATGVKGFSMKSSVAQLRKEIGLDKAKTYRCEGAPIPIGPLERWDDGRNVVLVGDAAGVVASASGEGIYYAMASAQHAAEAVEETLRTGNGEALGNAYKAFMKQHGQVFKVLATLQKFWYKNDNRRERFVSICRDPDVQALTWDAYMNKRLVKARPMAHIRIMVKNIAHLTGLARSS; encoded by the coding sequence ATGCCAGTGGCCAATAATTCTGCTGACCAATTTGATGTGGCTGTAGTCGGTGGAGGCCCCGCCGGTGCTACTGCTGCCCATTACCTAGCTCGTCAGGGCTGGTCCGTGGCGATGATCGATAGACCAGGACGTATCAAACCCTGCGGCGGCTTGATCCCGCCTCAGTTGATACGCGAATTCGATATCCCGTTTGACCTGATCGCAGCTAATGTCCGCGGCGCGAGAATAATCTCCCCTACCCATCGCCATGCTGACATGGATATCCCCGCCCCCGGAGTGGCCCTTCCGCCAGACGCCAAAGACGGGCCCTTGAGCATGCTGAGCATGGTCGACCGCGAGGTGTTCGATGAGTGGCTGCGTAAAAGAGCAACGCAAGCTGGTGCGGATCGGCGTGATGGCAAGTTCACTTCACTGACCCAAGACGGTGAAGGGGTGCTCATTGAGTACCAAGAGGGTCGTGGCCGTGATGGCTCTGCCAAAAAACAAGTTTGGGCCCGTACCGTTATTGGTGCTGATGGTGCCCGCTCAGCAGTAGGCAAGCAGGCAGTACCCGGTGCTCAAGATATACCCTGTGTTGGCGCCTACCATGAGATTGTTGAGTCACCAACACCTACCGACGATAGATTTGATCCGAATCGCGCCGATTTACACTACCGGGGCGAGCTATCGCCCGATTTTTACGCGTGGGTCTTTCCTCACGGTGGGACAACGAGTGTCGGCGTAGCCACCGGCGTTAAGGGCTTTTCGATGAAATCATCGGTTGCCCAATTGCGTAAAGAGATCGGCCTTGATAAGGCCAAGACCTACCGCTGCGAGGGTGCTCCCATCCCCATCGGGCCACTAGAGCGCTGGGATGATGGGCGCAACGTTGTCCTTGTAGGCGATGCAGCAGGTGTTGTGGCCTCAGCCTCGGGTGAAGGCATCTACTACGCCATGGCCAGCGCACAGCACGCTGCAGAGGCTGTTGAGGAGACCTTGCGCACCGGCAATGGCGAAGCACTTGGCAATGCTTATAAGGCCTTCATGAAGCAGCATGGCCAAGTATTCAAAGTGCTAGCCACCTTGCAAAAGTTCTGGTATAAGAACGACAACCGACGCGAGCGCTTTGTCAGCATATGTCGTGACCCTGATGTCCAGGCCCTGACCTGGGACGCTTACATGAATAAGCGCCTAGTTAAAGCGAGGCCTATGGCACACATCCGCATCATGGTAAAAAACATCGCCCACCTAACTGGCCTCGCGCGCTCGAGCTGA
- a CDS encoding BCD family MFS transporter — translation MSAPNNLGWLGIFRLGLVQVALGAIVIQPFTTFNQAIIEDLGLMAMLPGFLGGLYYIIQLTRPRIGHGLDTGGRRTPWILGGITTLAIGGITTAAGILAMESVLWAGIAVTVFGYFLIGAGSAATGTALLTFLATRVDAKRRPLAAMVVWLMMIVGFAVTGGIVGSVLDPFSLERLFVVVSIVCLIAFTLAALALFRLEGPDVAPVKSPAPPGDEPDGASDSASDGGQAASQQHGSSRFIEALKDVWGDTKARRFTIFVFASMLAYNAHETIIEPFARQAFDLTAGEATQLGGMFLYTGVLLGMLLTGFAGRFAPGRLGALWTWAIGGCVASGIALGALGIGSFINDMWPLRASIFLLGVANGAFAVAAIGLMMRLANEGTESREGVRIGLWGAAQAIAFGLGIFLGTAGVDIFRYIFDQATLGYNVVFTLAAGLFLVSAWLAARVLAVDQVATKPAGNSR, via the coding sequence GTGAGTGCGCCAAACAATCTTGGCTGGCTGGGCATATTCCGTCTCGGGCTAGTTCAGGTCGCCCTCGGTGCCATAGTCATACAACCCTTCACCACCTTTAATCAGGCCATCATCGAAGATCTCGGTTTGATGGCCATGCTGCCTGGTTTTCTCGGTGGGCTCTACTACATTATTCAGCTCACCCGCCCGCGCATAGGCCACGGCCTTGACACCGGCGGCCGACGCACCCCGTGGATCTTAGGCGGCATAACGACCCTGGCTATTGGCGGCATAACCACAGCTGCCGGCATCCTGGCGATGGAGTCTGTGCTCTGGGCCGGGATTGCCGTTACCGTGTTCGGTTACTTTCTCATCGGCGCTGGCAGCGCCGCGACCGGGACCGCCTTACTAACCTTCCTAGCAACGCGAGTCGACGCCAAACGGCGGCCCTTAGCCGCTATGGTTGTGTGGTTGATGATGATAGTAGGCTTTGCGGTCACTGGGGGAATCGTCGGCTCAGTGCTTGATCCTTTCTCACTGGAAAGGCTTTTCGTCGTTGTCAGCATAGTCTGCCTAATTGCCTTTACACTTGCAGCACTAGCCCTGTTCCGCCTGGAAGGCCCGGATGTTGCGCCAGTTAAATCGCCAGCCCCCCCAGGTGATGAACCTGATGGCGCCTCTGATAGCGCCTCTGATGGTGGCCAAGCCGCGAGCCAACAACACGGCTCATCGCGTTTCATCGAGGCACTTAAAGATGTTTGGGGAGACACAAAGGCGCGGCGATTTACAATCTTTGTGTTTGCCTCCATGCTCGCCTACAACGCTCACGAGACGATAATCGAACCGTTTGCCCGCCAGGCGTTTGATCTTACAGCAGGGGAGGCGACTCAACTCGGTGGCATGTTCCTCTATACCGGCGTGCTGCTAGGCATGCTGCTCACCGGATTTGCCGGTAGATTTGCCCCCGGACGTTTAGGAGCATTATGGACTTGGGCCATAGGTGGCTGCGTCGCCTCGGGAATAGCCCTGGGAGCGCTTGGGATAGGCTCGTTCATTAACGATATGTGGCCGCTGCGAGCTTCCATATTCCTGCTCGGCGTTGCCAACGGTGCTTTCGCAGTTGCAGCTATCGGACTCATGATGCGCCTTGCTAATGAAGGTACTGAGTCCCGCGAGGGGGTCAGGATCGGCCTATGGGGTGCAGCACAGGCCATTGCATTTGGCCTTGGTATATTCCTGGGGACTGCTGGTGTAGATATCTTCAGATATATATTCGATCAAGCTACCCTCGGCTATAACGTTGTATTCACTCTCGCTGCCGGCTTGTTCTTAGTATCGGCATGGCTGGCGGCAAGAGTACTTGCGGTTGACCAAGTAGCGACTAAACCAGCTGGTAATAGCCGTTAA
- the chlG gene encoding chlorophyll synthase ChlG: MSEATHPNKTPTRPDFATVVELLKPVTWLAPTWAFFCGVVSAGVVPSGWQWLMAAAGVMLAGLVCGTSQAINDWFDRHVDAINEPHRPIPSGRMPGKWGLYIAIICSVLALVIAAILGPIVFAAAVVAVALAWVYSAPPFRLKRNGWISAGVVGLSYEGLPWITGAAIMTAAGAIPDWRIFAAALLYSLGAHGIMVLNDFKAVEGDRQMGLKTVPVQLGTSLAAKVACATMIVPQLVVIGLLLSWDQGWHAVGVSVLLGVQMGLMVKLLKDPKGYAAWYSFVGVTPYILGMLITALAIGSIVGGGA; this comes from the coding sequence ATGTCTGAGGCAACTCACCCCAACAAAACGCCCACGCGGCCGGATTTTGCTACTGTCGTCGAGCTACTCAAGCCCGTGACGTGGCTCGCCCCGACTTGGGCTTTCTTCTGCGGCGTCGTCTCCGCTGGCGTAGTGCCAAGCGGGTGGCAGTGGCTGATGGCCGCGGCTGGCGTTATGCTCGCCGGCTTGGTATGCGGTACAAGCCAAGCGATTAATGACTGGTTCGACCGCCACGTAGACGCCATCAATGAACCTCACCGCCCCATACCCTCCGGCCGCATGCCGGGCAAGTGGGGGTTGTACATTGCAATAATCTGTAGCGTACTGGCGTTAGTCATAGCCGCGATACTGGGCCCCATCGTATTCGCCGCTGCCGTCGTTGCAGTTGCCCTAGCATGGGTATATAGCGCCCCGCCATTCCGACTCAAAAGAAACGGCTGGATTAGCGCCGGTGTAGTTGGCCTCTCTTACGAAGGTCTGCCATGGATCACTGGCGCGGCAATAATGACTGCGGCCGGCGCGATACCCGACTGGCGCATCTTTGCCGCCGCCCTACTCTACAGCCTAGGTGCCCACGGCATCATGGTCCTCAATGATTTTAAAGCCGTTGAGGGCGACCGTCAGATGGGACTAAAGACCGTCCCAGTACAGCTTGGCACCAGTCTGGCCGCTAAGGTCGCCTGCGCGACTATGATCGTGCCGCAATTGGTTGTAATCGGCTTACTCCTATCCTGGGATCAAGGCTGGCATGCGGTCGGTGTATCCGTGCTGCTCGGCGTGCAAATGGGGCTAATGGTTAAGCTGCTCAAGGATCCCAAGGGCTATGCGGCGTGGTATAGTTTTGTTGGCGTAACCCCATATATCCTGGGCATGCTGATTACTGCTCTGGCAATAGGTTCGATTGTTGGAGGAGGCGCGTGA
- a CDS encoding NAD-dependent deacylase, with protein sequence MIDKSLQQLLRQTSNIVALTGAGVSAESGIPTFRDAQQGMWANFDPMELATLEGFLRQPHKVWDWYQQRREMAAKAQPNAAHLALAEWQEQLEQCLIVTQNVDGLHQRAGSLHVIELHGNLHRDRPISQQLPAEKAADLPRCPETGNVLRPDVVWFGEMLPEGAMEQALSAIEVSDLVLSIGTSAVVQPAASIPLHALENGVPVVEINPETTELSSAADWSLRGSAADVVPQLVAAAQLHYSRDRLSR encoded by the coding sequence ATGATTGACAAATCTCTACAGCAGCTACTCAGGCAAACGAGCAACATAGTCGCCCTGACCGGCGCTGGTGTATCCGCCGAGAGCGGTATACCGACTTTTCGTGACGCTCAGCAGGGCATGTGGGCAAACTTCGACCCCATGGAACTCGCCACTCTAGAGGGTTTCCTGCGCCAGCCGCACAAAGTATGGGATTGGTACCAGCAGCGCCGGGAAATGGCTGCAAAGGCGCAGCCTAACGCAGCCCACCTCGCGCTTGCCGAGTGGCAAGAGCAGTTAGAGCAGTGCCTTATTGTTACTCAAAATGTTGACGGGCTGCACCAACGCGCCGGTAGTCTACACGTTATAGAACTGCACGGTAACCTGCACCGCGACCGACCGATCAGTCAGCAACTACCGGCAGAGAAGGCCGCAGACCTCCCCCGTTGCCCGGAGACGGGTAATGTCCTGCGCCCCGATGTGGTCTGGTTTGGTGAGATGCTGCCCGAAGGCGCCATGGAGCAGGCCTTGAGTGCTATTGAGGTTAGCGACCTGGTGTTATCGATTGGCACCTCGGCTGTTGTCCAGCCAGCTGCTTCGATCCCCTTACACGCCCTGGAGAATGGGGTCCCGGTAGTTGAGATCAACCCTGAAACCACTGAGCTTTCCTCTGCTGCCGACTGGAGTCTGCGTGGCAGTGCAGCTGATGTTGTACCGCAACTCGTAGCAGCGGCGCAACTGCATTATAGCCGCGACCGACTGTCACGTTAG
- the serB gene encoding phosphoserine phosphatase SerB encodes MSEIILINVSGEDQPGLTSSLMEILAEYNVGILDIGQAMIHDTLSLGILVEVPAQEDVSPVLKDVLFHLHDAGMQVRFTPINQEKYHHWVEGAGKPRHIITLLGRCVTAEQIARISAVVSSQGLNIEDIVRLSGRRPLHLEGRRSRACIELTVRGQPVDPDAMKRDFMEISKELDIDISFQEDNVYRRNRRMVAFDMDSTLIQQEVIDEMAKAAGAGEECSKVTEQAMRGEIDFRESLRKRVALLEGLSEETLQRVAESLTLTEGAQRLVRTVKSFGYVTAIISGGFTYFGRYLQEQLGIDYVYANDLEIQDGYLTGRVLGNIVDGPRKAELLREIAEQEGLALEQVIAIGDGANDLPMLRQAGLGIAFRAKPVVQESARQSISTLGLDGTLYLMGIKDTDTPDEDNSHH; translated from the coding sequence ATGAGCGAGATAATTCTCATCAACGTCTCGGGTGAAGATCAGCCCGGGCTAACGTCATCACTAATGGAGATTCTGGCCGAATACAATGTCGGTATCCTCGATATCGGCCAGGCCATGATCCATGACACCCTGTCGTTGGGAATCTTGGTGGAGGTGCCGGCGCAGGAAGACGTCTCGCCGGTTCTCAAAGACGTACTATTCCATTTGCACGATGCGGGGATGCAAGTACGTTTCACCCCAATCAATCAGGAGAAGTACCATCACTGGGTTGAAGGGGCGGGCAAGCCGCGCCACATCATTACCCTCCTCGGGCGCTGCGTAACTGCTGAGCAGATTGCCCGCATCTCGGCTGTGGTGAGCTCTCAAGGGCTTAACATTGAGGATATAGTTCGCCTGTCGGGCAGGCGGCCACTACACCTTGAGGGCAGGCGCTCACGCGCGTGTATCGAGCTCACAGTGCGCGGTCAGCCGGTAGACCCTGACGCCATGAAGCGTGACTTTATGGAGATATCCAAGGAGCTGGATATAGATATCAGCTTCCAGGAAGACAACGTCTACCGTCGTAACAGGCGCATGGTTGCCTTCGATATGGACTCAACCCTCATCCAGCAAGAGGTCATTGATGAGATGGCCAAGGCTGCTGGGGCCGGTGAGGAATGTTCCAAGGTTACCGAACAGGCGATGCGCGGGGAGATAGATTTCCGGGAGAGTCTGCGAAAGCGGGTTGCTTTGCTTGAAGGGCTATCGGAAGAGACCCTGCAGAGGGTGGCTGAGAGCTTGACCCTGACTGAGGGGGCGCAACGGCTGGTGCGCACGGTCAAATCGTTTGGTTATGTCACAGCGATCATCTCCGGTGGGTTTACCTACTTCGGCCGTTATCTGCAGGAACAGCTTGGCATCGACTATGTTTACGCCAATGATTTGGAGATCCAAGATGGTTATCTGACCGGCAGGGTTCTCGGCAATATCGTCGATGGTCCGCGCAAGGCTGAACTACTGCGCGAGATAGCCGAGCAGGAAGGGTTGGCGTTAGAGCAGGTTATTGCTATCGGCGATGGGGCCAACGATCTGCCCATGCTCCGCCAGGCTGGGCTGGGGATAGCATTTCGGGCTAAGCCGGTGGTCCAAGAGAGTGCCCGGCAGTCGATTTCCACCTTGGGCCTGGATGGAACGCTCTATCTGATGGGGATCAAGGACACCGACACCCCAGATGAGGATAATAGCCACCACTAG
- a CDS encoding CocE/NonD family hydrolase, translating to MSTVAVDELPNDVEVIEHQWISVRDGTQLSARIWKPQGADEQPVPAILEFIPYRKRDIKRPRDTQIHHYFAAHGFAGVRVDLRGSGDSQGILTDEYLPQEQDDAEDILAWLAQQPWCSGDIGMMGISWGGFNALQLAARQPPQLKAVIAVAATDDRYADDVHYKGGCLLNDNLSWASVMFAYNSMPPDPEVVGEGWRDMWMQRLEHSGLWVKRWMEHQQRDDYWRQGSICEDYSAIQCPVMIVSGWADGYPNPVFRLVENLESPCKGLVGPWSHIYPHLGLPGPQIGFLQEALRWWEQWLNGTDTGVMNEPPLRVWMQDSVRPRTQYALRPGRWVAEPSWPSPNINLTRLPLSPRHLQWPHESPPESDPDKPVSVQSPLSVGLFGGKWCSFNNGPDLPYDQREEDGGSLVFDTQPLQETVEILGAPTIELELEVNRPVAQVAVRLSDVAEDGKATRVTYGVLNLCHRHGHDNPQLLEPGQREKVRLQLDHIAQSFPAGHRLRLAISTSYWPLTWAPPQPVKLTIYPAGSHLELPVRPPRSEDHQLPALPEAEAAPPPRSTTLERGEGNWIISRDLARDESTLHVIEDEGRKRIEELDLEIERSGREWYRARGDDFTSLNGETLHRRGLRRGNWSVLTETRTLLTCDTSHFHIHATLDAYENDLRVFAKTWHESIPRRYL from the coding sequence ATGAGCACAGTTGCGGTTGATGAATTGCCAAACGACGTCGAGGTAATAGAGCACCAGTGGATAAGCGTACGCGACGGCACTCAGCTATCAGCGCGGATTTGGAAGCCGCAGGGTGCAGATGAGCAGCCGGTACCGGCCATACTGGAGTTTATCCCTTACCGCAAACGCGACATCAAGAGACCGCGCGATACCCAGATCCACCACTATTTTGCCGCCCACGGCTTCGCCGGGGTCAGGGTCGATCTGCGCGGTAGTGGCGACTCACAAGGCATCCTCACCGATGAATACCTGCCGCAGGAACAGGACGACGCCGAAGATATCCTCGCCTGGCTTGCTCAGCAGCCCTGGTGCAGCGGCGATATCGGTATGATGGGCATCTCCTGGGGGGGCTTTAACGCTCTGCAACTAGCTGCTCGGCAACCGCCTCAACTCAAGGCGGTAATCGCTGTAGCAGCCACCGATGACCGTTACGCTGATGATGTCCACTACAAAGGGGGGTGTTTGCTCAACGACAACCTTTCCTGGGCCTCGGTGATGTTCGCCTATAACTCTATGCCGCCCGACCCCGAAGTTGTCGGCGAGGGGTGGCGCGATATGTGGATGCAGCGCCTGGAGCACAGCGGTTTGTGGGTGAAAAGGTGGATGGAGCATCAACAGCGTGACGATTATTGGCGGCAGGGATCAATATGCGAGGACTATTCGGCTATTCAGTGTCCGGTAATGATCGTCTCGGGTTGGGCCGACGGCTACCCGAACCCGGTCTTTCGCCTGGTTGAAAACCTGGAAAGCCCGTGTAAAGGCCTGGTTGGCCCCTGGAGCCACATTTACCCCCATCTCGGCCTGCCCGGACCGCAAATCGGCTTTCTCCAAGAGGCCCTGCGCTGGTGGGAACAGTGGCTCAATGGCACCGATACCGGGGTGATGAACGAACCACCGCTTAGAGTTTGGATGCAGGATAGTGTCCGCCCGCGCACGCAGTACGCTCTGCGCCCCGGACGCTGGGTGGCTGAGCCGAGCTGGCCATCGCCTAACATCAATTTGACCAGATTACCGCTGTCGCCGCGTCATTTGCAGTGGCCACACGAGTCGCCGCCTGAATCAGATCCTGATAAGCCGGTTTCCGTCCAGTCGCCGCTCTCCGTTGGCTTGTTCGGCGGCAAGTGGTGCTCTTTCAATAACGGCCCCGACCTGCCCTACGATCAGCGTGAAGAAGACGGTGGTTCACTAGTGTTTGACACTCAGCCGTTGCAAGAGACGGTCGAGATTCTCGGCGCCCCGACCATTGAGCTTGAATTGGAGGTCAACAGACCGGTAGCCCAAGTCGCGGTTCGCCTGTCCGATGTTGCCGAAGACGGTAAGGCTACCCGGGTCACTTATGGGGTCCTCAACCTCTGCCACCGCCACGGCCACGACAACCCCCAACTGCTCGAACCCGGCCAACGCGAGAAGGTGCGTCTGCAGCTCGATCACATAGCCCAGTCATTCCCGGCTGGCCATCGCCTGCGCCTTGCAATTTCAACTTCCTACTGGCCCCTGACTTGGGCACCCCCGCAGCCGGTCAAGCTAACTATATACCCGGCCGGCTCGCACCTAGAGTTGCCGGTGCGCCCTCCCCGATCCGAGGATCACCAACTGCCAGCCCTCCCTGAAGCCGAAGCAGCACCACCCCCACGCAGCACCACCCTGGAGCGCGGCGAGGGCAACTGGATCATTTCGCGAGATCTGGCGCGCGATGAATCAACGCTGCACGTTATTGAGGACGAGGGGCGCAAACGCATTGAGGAACTCGACCTCGAGATCGAACGCTCTGGACGTGAGTGGTACCGCGCCCGCGGTGATGATTTCACCTCACTGAACGGTGAAACGCTCCACCGCCGCGGTCTGCGCCGGGGAAACTGGTCTGTATTGACCGAGACACGCACCCTGTTGACTTGTGATACGAGCCATTTCCATATTCACGCGACATTGGATGCCTATGAGAACGATCTACGGGTGTTCGCCAAAACGTGGCACGAGTCAATACCACGCCGGTATCTTTAA
- a CDS encoding ATP-grasp domain-containing protein — MTEKTRNIFVLGLDEHQRQVLERLPDADEYRFHSLFGAEKIRGVEQIAAAELYSAAREQLEKWPAKIDGVISLLDFPATEIAALLSSEFGLPGPDINSVLRCNHKYWSRLVQNQAIPEAVPNFAAFDPFDANAVEDLENRLGYPFWVKPLNAYRSLLGFRVNNRAELSAAAEQLREGITRLAEPFAWVMQQATLPQQIAALPAHICIAESIIGGHQCTLEGYVYNGEPRIFAIVDSIRDPNGVSFSRYQYPSTLPEEVQLRMIDSACRAVSATGLDQAPFNVEFFYSASSDKIWLLEINPRLSQSHCELLEKVDGVSHQRIAIDLARGREPQIQHRLGSWPCAAKFFVRAFEPGQVTKVPDQERLKQIEQEIPGASIQMQVKAEDKLAELADQDSYSYELANIWLGGQDTADLLERFEKCRALLGIEIDN, encoded by the coding sequence ATGACCGAGAAGACCCGCAACATATTCGTGCTTGGGCTTGATGAGCATCAACGGCAGGTGCTTGAGCGCCTGCCAGATGCAGACGAGTACCGTTTTCACTCCCTCTTTGGAGCCGAAAAGATCCGTGGAGTGGAGCAGATAGCTGCTGCTGAGCTCTACTCTGCGGCTAGAGAACAGCTTGAGAAATGGCCTGCCAAGATCGACGGAGTGATTTCCCTACTCGACTTCCCGGCTACCGAAATAGCCGCTTTGTTGAGCAGCGAATTCGGCCTGCCCGGACCAGATATCAACTCCGTTCTGCGCTGCAACCACAAATACTGGAGTCGACTAGTCCAAAATCAGGCCATCCCTGAGGCAGTACCTAATTTCGCCGCCTTTGACCCCTTCGACGCTAACGCAGTAGAAGACCTGGAAAACAGGCTTGGGTACCCGTTTTGGGTCAAACCGCTGAATGCTTACCGCTCACTGCTCGGGTTTCGCGTTAACAACCGAGCTGAACTGAGCGCGGCAGCCGAGCAACTGCGTGAAGGCATAACCCGACTCGCCGAGCCTTTTGCCTGGGTAATGCAACAAGCAACCCTGCCGCAGCAAATTGCCGCCTTACCCGCGCATATCTGTATCGCCGAATCGATAATCGGCGGCCACCAGTGCACCCTGGAAGGCTATGTCTATAACGGTGAACCAAGAATATTTGCCATTGTCGATTCGATCCGCGACCCCAATGGCGTCTCATTTTCCCGCTACCAGTACCCATCAACCCTCCCCGAAGAGGTACAACTGCGCATGATCGATTCTGCATGCCGGGCAGTTAGCGCAACCGGCCTCGATCAAGCGCCTTTTAATGTCGAGTTCTTCTATTCTGCGAGCAGCGATAAGATCTGGCTGTTAGAGATTAACCCCCGGCTAAGTCAGTCACACTGCGAACTGCTTGAGAAGGTCGATGGCGTCTCACATCAGCGCATCGCTATCGACCTAGCCCGCGGACGGGAACCACAGATCCAGCATCGACTCGGATCCTGGCCATGTGCCGCTAAGTTCTTTGTGCGCGCCTTCGAGCCCGGACAAGTAACCAAGGTGCCTGACCAAGAACGGCTCAAACAGATAGAACAAGAGATTCCCGGGGCATCAATACAAATGCAGGTCAAAGCAGAAGATAAGTTAGCTGAGCTTGCTGATCAGGACAGCTATAGCTACGAGTTGGCCAATATCTGGCTCGGTGGCCAGGATACCGCTGATCTACTCGAGCGCTTTGAGAAATGCCGGGCTTTATTAGGCATTGAGATTGATAACTGA